In Lineus longissimus chromosome 9, tnLinLong1.2, whole genome shotgun sequence, one genomic interval encodes:
- the LOC135493783 gene encoding 4-galactosyl-N-acetylglucosaminide 3-alpha-L-fucosyltransferase FUT6-like isoform X1 — translation MMMSWPTCKKKKWVRVFFLGSTGLLFVVGMIVSQQQTYPTAVQIPQGKHFTVAYGTPYFFQPWIRQYVKSDAYAQCAFNNCIPIRDTSKADAVVFHHWDLYPSILFTGGGKNRRKQVWIYYGKEPVSRTNWFSHRLNGIFNWTATYLSTSDIHLPYGTYAKIPSTAMKLRKSLTELRKKTKTAFILMSHCHTWSRREDLVEDLRKHIDVDVLGKCGKPCPNNDNCDFNLFEKEYKFYLAFENSKCFEYITEKLWNNALAVGLVPVVLGGHSRNDYEALLPPESFIYADDFSSPKQLAEYLKKVGSDSELYNKFLRWREHFRVSTSQEKIDVMCGVCRGLNNKTMMSTPQIHNDMDKFWSVRRDCHGVGPGVQNGWFENAKAFFLYVFGIL, via the exons ATG ATGATGTCCTGGCCGACCTGCAAGAAAAAGAAGTGGGTGCGAGTATTCTTCCTGGGGAGTACTGGTTTGCTCTTCGTGGTTGGAATGATTGTTTCCCAGCAACAGACCTACCCAACAGCGGTGCAAATCCCGCAGGGAAAGCATTTCACGGTCGCGTACGGCACGCCCTACTTTTTCCAACCTTGGATAAGGCAATACGTGAAATCTGATGCGTATGCGCAGTGCGCCTTCAATAATTGTATCCCAATCCGAGACACGAGTAAGGCGGATGCTGTGGTGTTCCATCACTGGGATTTATATCCCTCCATTTTGTTCACGGGTGGCGGAAAAAACCGCCGTAAACAGGTCTGGATCTATTACGGAAAGGAGCCTGTTTCGCGGACGAATTGGTTCTCACATCGTCTCAATGGGATATTCAACTGGACGGCGACATATTTGTCAACTTCTGATATCCATCTGCCTTATGGTACATACGCAAAAATACCAAGTACTGCGATGAAATTGCGGAAAAGTCTCACAGAATTGCGTAAGAAAACGAAGACGGCTTTCATTCTGATGAGTCATTGTCATACGTGGAGCAGACGAGAGGACCTTGTCGAAGACCTCCGAAAGCACATCGATGTGGATGTCCTCGGAAAATGCGGCAAACCTTGCCCAAACAATGATAATTGTGACTTCAACCTGTTTGAAAAGGAATACAAGTTTTATTTAGCTTTTGagaattcaaaatgttttgagTATATCACGGAGAAACTCTGGAATAACGCGCTGGCTGTTGGTTTAGTTCCCGTTGTGCTTGGCGGCCACAGTCGGAATGATTATGAGGCGCTCCTCCCGCCAGAATCTTTTATCTACGCAGACGACTTCTCCTCACCAAAACAACTGGCGGAGTATTTGAAAAAGGTCGGATCAGACTCTGAACTTTATAATAAGTTCTTGAGATGGAGGGAACATTTTCGGGTTTCAACATCCCAGGAGAAAATAGACGTGATGTGTGGGGTATGCCGGGGTTTGAATAATAAGACCATGATGTCCACGCCGCAAATTCACAACGATATGGATAAGTTTTGGTCTGTTAGACGTGACTGCCATGGTGTTGGACCTGGTGTTCAGAATGGTTGGTTTGAAAATGCCAAGGCGTTCTTTTTGTACGTTTTTGGTATCTTATAA
- the LOC135493783 gene encoding 4-galactosyl-N-acetylglucosaminide 3-alpha-L-fucosyltransferase FUT6-like isoform X2, with protein MMSWPTCKKKKWVRVFFLGSTGLLFVVGMIVSQQQTYPTAVQIPQGKHFTVAYGTPYFFQPWIRQYVKSDAYAQCAFNNCIPIRDTSKADAVVFHHWDLYPSILFTGGGKNRRKQVWIYYGKEPVSRTNWFSHRLNGIFNWTATYLSTSDIHLPYGTYAKIPSTAMKLRKSLTELRKKTKTAFILMSHCHTWSRREDLVEDLRKHIDVDVLGKCGKPCPNNDNCDFNLFEKEYKFYLAFENSKCFEYITEKLWNNALAVGLVPVVLGGHSRNDYEALLPPESFIYADDFSSPKQLAEYLKKVGSDSELYNKFLRWREHFRVSTSQEKIDVMCGVCRGLNNKTMMSTPQIHNDMDKFWSVRRDCHGVGPGVQNGWFENAKAFFLYVFGIL; from the coding sequence ATGATGTCCTGGCCGACCTGCAAGAAAAAGAAGTGGGTGCGAGTATTCTTCCTGGGGAGTACTGGTTTGCTCTTCGTGGTTGGAATGATTGTTTCCCAGCAACAGACCTACCCAACAGCGGTGCAAATCCCGCAGGGAAAGCATTTCACGGTCGCGTACGGCACGCCCTACTTTTTCCAACCTTGGATAAGGCAATACGTGAAATCTGATGCGTATGCGCAGTGCGCCTTCAATAATTGTATCCCAATCCGAGACACGAGTAAGGCGGATGCTGTGGTGTTCCATCACTGGGATTTATATCCCTCCATTTTGTTCACGGGTGGCGGAAAAAACCGCCGTAAACAGGTCTGGATCTATTACGGAAAGGAGCCTGTTTCGCGGACGAATTGGTTCTCACATCGTCTCAATGGGATATTCAACTGGACGGCGACATATTTGTCAACTTCTGATATCCATCTGCCTTATGGTACATACGCAAAAATACCAAGTACTGCGATGAAATTGCGGAAAAGTCTCACAGAATTGCGTAAGAAAACGAAGACGGCTTTCATTCTGATGAGTCATTGTCATACGTGGAGCAGACGAGAGGACCTTGTCGAAGACCTCCGAAAGCACATCGATGTGGATGTCCTCGGAAAATGCGGCAAACCTTGCCCAAACAATGATAATTGTGACTTCAACCTGTTTGAAAAGGAATACAAGTTTTATTTAGCTTTTGagaattcaaaatgttttgagTATATCACGGAGAAACTCTGGAATAACGCGCTGGCTGTTGGTTTAGTTCCCGTTGTGCTTGGCGGCCACAGTCGGAATGATTATGAGGCGCTCCTCCCGCCAGAATCTTTTATCTACGCAGACGACTTCTCCTCACCAAAACAACTGGCGGAGTATTTGAAAAAGGTCGGATCAGACTCTGAACTTTATAATAAGTTCTTGAGATGGAGGGAACATTTTCGGGTTTCAACATCCCAGGAGAAAATAGACGTGATGTGTGGGGTATGCCGGGGTTTGAATAATAAGACCATGATGTCCACGCCGCAAATTCACAACGATATGGATAAGTTTTGGTCTGTTAGACGTGACTGCCATGGTGTTGGACCTGGTGTTCAGAATGGTTGGTTTGAAAATGCCAAGGCGTTCTTTTTGTACGTTTTTGGTATCTTATAA